AGTAGCATCCggtattatatatggaatattatttgcatCCATAGATCTATCACCTTCATGTGGAAGTGTGTAATATCCACTCATAGAAATCGTCTTTCCGATATTTTGAGGGGACTCGACATAGTTCCCTTGCGATAAACTAATATTTGTATCTTCTTGATACACATTGTGATCATGCTCATTATTTTGCATggattttatatattgtagCTTTGatgtttccatttttttttgtattaaaacagcggaaaatttttatgaattaaaatgcaaaataatgtttttctttttttatttatatataatttatgtaaaaatatcaaatttaaatactaaaaataaaacacacaaaagttatatttttgatataaaaataaaattaaattaaaattttaagcgctatatataatagaaaaaaaaatgtataaaaataaaattttattgtagttttttttgatttgtctataaaaaaacaaagatTTATTCTGAACAGCAATACTATAATTGTGTGTGGGAAAAAGAATTCTGAACAATATAGTTGCaagcataaatattttttttttttttctgacaAGCAAGGTtgaaatgaaaatagaattaaaaattaaaagtaatgttttaaatgtaaaatacaaaattcgAAAGCaaactaaaaataaatgaattgcttataattatttatgatataatagttttaaaatatatcgtATGCCATTTGTTAAAACCtaataatgaaatgaaAACTTCCCCCAAATGTAAATTTCCATTAATAATGACATGTACTTAATGTTTCACTAATATGcccataaaattattaacacTGATATTTTTGTGCAGGTAAAATaggatataaaataaaaataattaaataactCAATTTGgctgtttatatattttcaaaatatctataaattcttgaaatatatttttttaaatatatatgggCTTTTTTCCAAgtatttacataaaatataaataaaatatactgAATAAGACAACGAATGAATGACAcattcaaattattttttatatttgttttagaATTAATATTGCAACCCCTGTGTATATTTTCCTTTGTTATGGTGAAATACTGTGATAAGTGTAGTACCATATTTTCACAATTTCAACAAAAATTTTGGCGTTTTCCACTATATGtgtatacatttatttatcataCTCCTAATATATTCCGAATTTGtggaatatatttttatataattattcgATTTAAATCCAATTTATCATGGTAAGCCTTGTTTTTCCTATTTATTACACTCCGtggaaattataaaaataatggatATTACCACGTGCAATAGGTGCATGCAAATAAgcatttcattatatttttgatataatatatataatgcatgTTTTCTATCCATTAAATAATCCATATAAGAGTATGAAAGGAATTTTAAATAGTGATAATGTCATTCTTTATGATATAAAGTCAATTATTTAAGCTAGTTATCTTTACTTTTGAAAATGAGGGAATACCCATTCATTGATAAAgctaattttaaaaaatgtatggctagtatttatattctttaacCAGTATATACTTTTGAATTCATAATAGACACGCATTCCAATAATACCAATATGattacattatatatatatgtatacatgCAATATTGTTTAAATCCGTACAAGCCCATTCCCTTTCCCCTCATAATTTCATAGGGGAACAATAGTATGTGAATTAACTAtcctaaaaaaaaactttgaATATTGTGTTTTGTTTGGGTTTTTCATTTCAGATGATAGACACATTAGGAAGTTTAAGTTTGGATTCTCggattttttatcaatatatgcaaattgctttttttcatttggaattaaaaaaataaaaaaaggtttttctattaaaaagtttttaGTTACAAAATCCTTTTTGCGAAATATATgtgttttaattatatcattaaaattgtgtggtattaaaaaatattcctttttaaaagtacttgatttattaaataatgcattattttcttttcgATTTTCTTGGGGAGCCTTTAGATTATTTGTGGACTCAATACTATTTTCATTCATCGACAAATTTATGGTATATTCCACAAACTTATCCTCATTACACAATTtagtgtaaaaaaataaaaacttaTACCTTTTCTTTAGGTTTAAAATAAGAGTGAAAGCATAATCTAATAGCTCTAATGTATTCctttttacataattattatttgaaaaaaaatttattttatcatatttacaaaagttccaaaatgatattgaatcaataaataatgcctttataaagtttttttgctctaataatttttttaagctGTTTAATATAACTAAAAGATGACCTGGATTGAATATAGggatataataaacatttGAAAAAGACCGTTCTAataattccttttttaatttatctttttcatatttattatatatgtcgacattattattgcttatatatttttcaaactttttgcttatcatattttcataattattatagttAAAACTTAAATCACAGTCTAAAAAAGCAACTTTACAATTCATTCCTCTAAGTTCTTTTACAGCTGAAAGGTCAACTAATAATTCTGTTAGTAGTAAAGTTTTACCACAACTTTCTTTcccatatatgcatatactaTCCGATTCCTTTAGGGTTCCATCTTTTACACatcttttaattatttcgCAATCCGAAAAACGATATACCTTGGTAGCTTCCTCAAATAAATCCAAACAAGTGCAGTCTATTTCGGTATTTTGCTTATCCGTTTTTGCCATGGAGGTAATTAATTTTAGTTTTTAATAAGCATCACTATATCcatataatgcatatattttattccgAAGAATATATCATTCCTAAACATTCCTTTTGATAGTGTCCTTCGAATATAATATGGTCTcacattttaattaatatcatTTACATCACAAATATTAccatttaattatattatttatactttttatgaaatacaaagtgataaataaaatcgTGAAAATAGAtctataaaaacaaattaggCATACAAACTAGTATCCCTATATAGACCTAAGATATAGAATGTGTAATTACGTATGTAATAAAACTAATAAACTGTTAATTCATTGAATTTAaatacatgcatatatgaaatatatgtataaattattgCAAACATGCATACAAGTATTCACACAGACATATAGCTATTGCACAATAAAGGAACTATTTAACCAACTTATATACATGGAAATATCCAAATACAAAtaagttaataaaaataatgataataatgtaatatatgtgcgttgtgttttaaaaaaatggaaactCGCAAAGACAATGCTTGAAAAAGGCTTATGCAAATGTGCACATaaatacttatatatatttttttgttaatacaTAACAGATTAtgtgtaatatataatagcaatacaaaaaaataacgcaaaaaattatcttcaaaaaaaaatggattacataataagaaataaaaaaaagggactaaaaaaataataattttaaaagataataataaagcgAAATATGCTTTACTGTCATAAAATACTATATATGCATGGATATTATGCtttgaataaaattgagaaatggctatatattatcatttatcaTCAAATTgcattatcaaaaaataaagtatcatatatgcatatattaatatatacatatatatat
This sequence is a window from Plasmodium chabaudi chabaudi strain AS genome assembly, chromosome: 7. Protein-coding genes within it:
- a CDS encoding P-loop containing nucleoside triphosphate hydrolase, putative translates to MAKTDKQNTEIDCTCLDLFEEATKVYRFSDCEIIKRCVKDGTLKESDSICIYGKESCGKTLLLTELLVDLSAVKELRGMNCKVAFLDCDLSFNYNNYENMISKKFEKYISNNNVDIYNKYEKDKLKKELLERSFSNVYYIPIFNPGHLLVILNSLKKLLEQKNFIKALFIDSISFWNFCKYDKINFFSNNNYVKRNTLELLDYAFTLILNLKKRYKFLFFYTKLCNEDKFVEYTINLSMNENSIESTNNLKAPQENRKENNALFNKSSTFKKEYFLIPHNFNDIIKTHIFRKKDFVTKNFLIEKPFFIFLIPNEKKQFAYIDKKSENPNLNFLMCLSSEMKNPNKTQYSKFFFRIVNSHTIVPL